In a genomic window of Streptomyces koelreuteriae:
- a CDS encoding SDR family oxidoreductase translates to MSAPLKDKVALVAGATRGAGRGMAVELGAAGATVYVTGRSTRTRRSEYDRPETIEDTADLVTEAGGQGIAVPADHLDPAQVRTLVERIDGEQGRLDVLVNDIWGGEKLFEWDSPLWEHDLDNGLRLLRLAVETHAITSHHALPLLLRNPGGLVVEVTDGTADYNGDNYRVNFFYDLAKASVLRMAFALGHELGPRGATAVALTPGWLRSELMLETFGVAEENWHDALERVPHFAISETPRYVGRAVAALAADPDVSRFNGQSLSSGGLAQVYGFTDLDGSRPDAWRYLVEVQDAGGPADTSGYR, encoded by the coding sequence ATGTCAGCTCCGCTGAAGGACAAGGTCGCACTGGTCGCCGGTGCGACCCGGGGCGCCGGACGGGGCATGGCGGTGGAACTCGGCGCGGCGGGCGCCACCGTCTACGTCACCGGACGCAGCACCCGCACCCGCCGTTCGGAGTACGACCGGCCCGAGACCATCGAGGACACCGCCGACCTGGTCACCGAGGCCGGCGGGCAGGGCATCGCCGTCCCCGCCGACCACCTCGACCCGGCGCAGGTCCGCACGCTCGTGGAGCGGATCGACGGCGAACAGGGCCGCCTCGACGTCCTCGTCAACGACATCTGGGGCGGCGAGAAGCTCTTCGAGTGGGACAGCCCGCTCTGGGAGCACGACCTGGACAACGGCCTGCGCCTGCTCCGGCTCGCCGTCGAGACCCACGCGATCACCAGCCACCACGCCCTGCCCCTGCTGCTGCGCAACCCCGGCGGCCTGGTCGTCGAGGTCACCGACGGCACCGCCGACTACAACGGCGACAACTACCGCGTGAACTTCTTCTACGACCTCGCCAAGGCGTCCGTCCTGCGCATGGCCTTCGCCCTCGGCCACGAACTCGGCCCGCGCGGCGCCACCGCCGTCGCCCTCACCCCCGGCTGGCTGCGCTCGGAACTCATGCTCGAGACCTTCGGGGTCGCGGAGGAGAACTGGCACGACGCCCTGGAGCGCGTCCCCCACTTCGCCATCTCGGAGACCCCCCGCTACGTCGGCCGGGCCGTGGCCGCCCTCGCCGCCGACCCGGACGTGTCCCGCTTCAACGGCCAGTCCCTCTCCAGCGGCGGCCTCGCCCAGGTGTACGGCTTCACCGACCTCGACGGCAGCCGCCCGGACGCCTGGCGCTATCTCGTCGAGGTCCAGGACGCGGGCGGGCCGGCGGACACGAGCGGCTACCGCTGA
- a CDS encoding nuclear transport factor 2 family protein gives MGTAADSAFDREILRRGLEGQTPEMLLSLYADDAELRIVDRTTQPSHPKVLHGRDEIGRMLEDVYSRDMTHKLERCVVQGDEAAYSESCEYADGVRVLSESMISLRGGKITEQTLIQAWDE, from the coding sequence ATGGGAACCGCGGCAGACTCCGCCTTCGACCGAGAGATCCTGCGCCGGGGCTTGGAAGGCCAGACCCCGGAGATGCTGCTCTCCCTCTACGCCGACGACGCGGAACTCCGCATCGTGGACCGCACGACCCAGCCCAGCCACCCCAAGGTCCTGCACGGCCGCGACGAGATCGGCCGGATGCTGGAGGACGTCTACAGCCGCGACATGACGCACAAGCTGGAACGGTGCGTCGTCCAGGGCGACGAGGCCGCCTACAGCGAGAGCTGCGAGTACGCGGACGGCGTGCGCGTCCTGTCCGAGTCCATGATCTCGCTGCGCGGCGGAAAGATCACCGAACAGACCCTGATCCAGGCCTGGGACGAGTAG
- a CDS encoding NAD(P)-dependent oxidoreductase — protein MNAEPQAVTVLGLGSMGSALAAALLDRGHPTTVWNRTPDRARPLVERGARQAATPQEAVAASPLTIACVLDYEVLFAIVDPSAVGDLDGRTLVNLTSGSPEQAHEAVKWARSYGVDYLDGAIMTTPPGVGDPAMMFLYSGSRQVFETHRPTLAALGDPLYLGTDPGLASLYDAALLGLMWSTMTGWLHGTALVGAEGTPATAFTPVAIRWLTAVAGFLTTYAPQVDAGRYPGDDATVDVQIAAIDHLIHAAAARGIDNALPELLKAAMEKAGAAGHGQDSYASLIEVLRPATRD, from the coding sequence ATGAACGCAGAACCGCAGGCCGTCACCGTTCTCGGACTGGGCTCGATGGGCTCGGCCCTGGCCGCCGCGCTGCTGGACCGGGGCCACCCGACCACGGTCTGGAACCGGACCCCGGACAGGGCCCGGCCCCTGGTCGAGCGAGGCGCCCGCCAGGCCGCCACGCCCCAGGAGGCGGTCGCCGCCTCCCCGCTGACCATCGCCTGCGTGCTGGACTACGAGGTGCTGTTCGCGATCGTCGACCCGTCCGCCGTCGGCGACCTCGACGGCAGAACCCTGGTCAACCTCACCTCCGGCTCTCCCGAGCAGGCCCACGAGGCCGTCAAGTGGGCCCGGTCCTATGGGGTCGACTATCTCGACGGCGCCATCATGACCACCCCGCCCGGCGTCGGCGACCCCGCCATGATGTTCCTCTACAGCGGCTCCCGGCAGGTCTTCGAAACCCACCGCCCGACGCTGGCGGCCCTCGGCGACCCCCTCTACCTCGGCACCGACCCCGGACTCGCCTCCCTCTACGACGCCGCGCTGCTCGGCCTGATGTGGTCCACCATGACCGGCTGGCTGCACGGCACGGCGCTGGTCGGCGCCGAGGGGACGCCCGCCACCGCCTTCACCCCTGTCGCGATCCGCTGGCTGACCGCCGTGGCGGGTTTCCTCACCACCTACGCGCCCCAGGTGGACGCGGGCCGCTACCCGGGCGACGACGCCACCGTCGACGTACAGATCGCGGCCATCGACCACCTCATCCACGCGGCGGCGGCCCGGGGCATCGACAACGCGCTGCCCGAGCTGCTGAAGGCGGCGATGGAGAAGGCCGGCGCGGCGGGTCACGGACAGGACAGCTACGCCAGCCTGATCGAGGTCCTGCGCCCCGCGACGAGGGACTGA
- a CDS encoding S-(hydroxymethyl)mycothiol dehydrogenase, with the protein MAQEVRGVIAPGKDEPVRIETIVVPDPGPGEAVVRVQACGVCHTDLHYKQGGISDDFPFLLGHEAAGVVEAVGDGVTDVEQGDFVILNWRAVCGKCRACLRGRPWYCFDTHNAEQKMTLASTGQELSPALGIGAFAEKTLVAAGQCTKVAPEVAPQVAGLLGCGVMAGIGAAINTGNVGRGDTVAVIGCGGVGDAAVAGSQLAGAARIIAVDIDDRKLETARTMGATHTVNSRETDPIEAIRELTGGFGADVVIEAVGRPETYKQSFYARDLAGTVVLVGVPTPDMKLELPLLDVFGRGGSLKSSWYGDCLPSRDFPMLIDLHLQGRLDLGAFVTETIQLDEVEKAFERMHHGDVLRSVVVL; encoded by the coding sequence ATGGCGCAGGAAGTACGCGGTGTGATCGCACCCGGCAAGGACGAGCCGGTGCGCATCGAGACGATCGTGGTGCCCGACCCCGGCCCCGGAGAGGCGGTCGTGCGCGTCCAGGCCTGCGGGGTCTGCCACACCGACCTGCACTACAAGCAGGGCGGCATCAGCGACGACTTCCCGTTCCTGCTCGGCCATGAGGCCGCGGGCGTGGTCGAGGCGGTCGGAGACGGCGTCACCGACGTCGAGCAAGGCGACTTCGTGATCCTCAACTGGCGTGCGGTGTGCGGGAAGTGCCGGGCCTGTCTGCGCGGACGCCCCTGGTACTGCTTCGACACCCACAACGCCGAGCAGAAGATGACCCTCGCCTCGACCGGGCAGGAACTCTCCCCGGCCCTCGGCATCGGCGCCTTCGCCGAGAAGACCCTGGTCGCGGCCGGGCAGTGCACCAAGGTCGCCCCGGAGGTCGCCCCGCAGGTGGCCGGGCTGCTCGGCTGCGGTGTCATGGCCGGCATCGGCGCCGCGATCAACACCGGCAACGTCGGCCGGGGCGACACGGTCGCCGTCATCGGCTGCGGCGGCGTCGGTGACGCGGCCGTCGCCGGGTCGCAGCTCGCCGGAGCCGCGCGGATCATCGCCGTCGACATCGACGACCGCAAGCTCGAGACCGCCCGGACGATGGGCGCCACCCACACGGTCAACTCGCGCGAGACGGACCCCATCGAGGCCATCCGCGAGCTGACCGGCGGATTCGGCGCCGACGTCGTCATCGAGGCGGTCGGCCGCCCGGAGACGTACAAGCAGTCCTTCTACGCCCGCGACCTCGCCGGCACGGTCGTCCTCGTCGGTGTGCCCACCCCGGACATGAAGCTCGAACTGCCGCTGCTCGACGTCTTCGGCCGCGGCGGATCGCTCAAGTCGAGCTGGTACGGCGACTGTCTGCCCTCCCGCGACTTCCCCATGCTGATCGACCTGCATCTGCAAGGGCGCCTGGACCTCGGGGCGTTCGTCACCGAGACCATCCAGCTCGACGAGGTGGAGAAGGCGTTCGAGCGGATGCACCACGGCGACGTGCTGCGCTCGGTGGTGGTGCTCTGA
- a CDS encoding SDR family NAD(P)-dependent oxidoreductase, producing the protein MTDTRRFEGYGVLITGGARGIGAATARRFAWEGARVLVADQDPPAATGTARALREEGLTAEGIGCDVADRAATEAAVAHAVDTFGSLDVLVNSAAHCSPDAPLFEDEPDESWARDLDVTLSGAYRCCRAALPHLAASGRGAVVSIGSVNGLQDFGNHAYSAAKAGLGSLTRTLAGHAAARGVRVNLVVPGTVRTTAWEGRDEDLEALRRLYPLGRVGEPEDIAAAVTFLASSDASWITGTTLVVDGGLTAVNTGFHDALRP; encoded by the coding sequence ATGACGGACACCAGGCGCTTCGAGGGGTACGGGGTTCTCATCACCGGCGGGGCACGCGGCATCGGCGCCGCCACCGCCCGCCGCTTCGCGTGGGAGGGCGCACGGGTCCTGGTGGCCGACCAGGACCCGCCCGCGGCCACGGGGACCGCGCGGGCCCTGCGGGAGGAGGGACTCACCGCCGAGGGGATCGGGTGCGACGTGGCCGACCGGGCGGCGACCGAGGCCGCCGTCGCCCACGCCGTCGACACCTTCGGCTCGCTCGACGTGCTGGTCAACAGCGCCGCCCACTGCTCGCCCGACGCGCCCCTCTTCGAGGACGAACCGGACGAGTCGTGGGCGCGCGACCTCGATGTCACGCTGTCCGGCGCGTACCGCTGCTGCCGTGCCGCGCTGCCGCACCTGGCCGCCTCCGGGCGCGGCGCCGTCGTCTCGATCGGCTCGGTCAACGGCCTGCAGGACTTCGGCAACCACGCCTACAGCGCCGCCAAGGCAGGCCTGGGCTCCCTGACCCGCACCCTCGCCGGTCACGCCGCCGCGCGCGGTGTCCGCGTCAACCTGGTGGTGCCGGGCACCGTCCGCACCACCGCCTGGGAGGGCCGCGACGAGGACCTGGAAGCGCTGCGCCGGCTCTACCCCCTGGGCCGGGTCGGCGAACCGGAGGACATCGCGGCGGCCGTCACCTTCCTCGCCTCGTCCGACGCCTCCTGGATCACCGGCACCACCCTGGTCGTCGACGGCGGCCTCACCGCCGTCAACACCGGTTTTCACGACGCCTTGCGGCCCTAG
- a CDS encoding CU044_5270 family protein: MADELELLRSANPVPHDGPHLGDGPLDLDAERRLARLLSERPSGRLRDRLLPGPGRPRLAWGLVATAVVAALTLTLVLSGPDTAPAVAAPRPLVVHTGSTPVPLDRLADRAEQAAADGSPRLRKGTHVQSWSLGMSDDKPPITLPEERIVRWRADASHTELVVATDPRHPGRPVLSDAGGEPHLVDDGHVISDRTYPPSWSDAPPQSPPPSDPARLRAYLTEAQYIDGPLTTPQLLDAVEVLLDHWTLGARETAALARLLADTEGLRPVGRVTDRLGRQGQAYVYDGSGVRHMLITNPATGTVLGLESTFTADEPEYGVKKGDVMSYSAWMG, encoded by the coding sequence ATGGCTGACGAACTCGAACTGCTGCGCAGCGCCAACCCGGTGCCGCACGACGGCCCGCACCTCGGCGACGGCCCACTGGACCTGGACGCGGAGCGCCGGCTCGCGCGTCTGCTGAGTGAGCGGCCCTCCGGCCGTCTGCGGGACCGGCTGCTGCCGGGTCCGGGCCGGCCCCGGCTGGCCTGGGGGCTCGTGGCCACCGCCGTCGTCGCCGCCCTGACGCTCACCCTCGTGCTGAGCGGCCCGGACACCGCACCCGCGGTCGCCGCACCCCGCCCGCTGGTGGTGCACACCGGCTCCACCCCCGTCCCCCTGGACCGGCTGGCCGACCGTGCCGAGCAGGCCGCGGCCGACGGCTCACCCCGTCTGCGCAAGGGCACGCACGTGCAGTCCTGGAGCCTCGGCATGTCGGACGACAAGCCCCCGATCACCCTGCCCGAGGAACGCATCGTGCGCTGGCGGGCCGATGCCAGCCACACCGAGCTGGTTGTGGCCACCGACCCGAGGCACCCCGGCCGCCCGGTCCTCTCCGACGCGGGCGGCGAGCCCCATCTCGTCGACGACGGGCATGTCATCAGCGACCGGACCTACCCGCCGAGCTGGAGCGACGCACCGCCCCAGTCCCCGCCGCCGAGCGACCCCGCACGGCTGCGCGCCTATCTGACGGAGGCCCAGTACATCGACGGGCCGCTGACCACGCCCCAACTGCTGGACGCCGTCGAGGTACTGCTCGACCACTGGACCCTCGGCGCCCGGGAGACCGCGGCGCTCGCCCGCCTCCTGGCCGACACCGAGGGCCTGCGACCGGTCGGCCGGGTGACCGACCGGCTGGGCCGGCAGGGCCAGGCATACGTGTACGACGGCTCCGGCGTCCGCCACATGCTGATCACGAACCCGGCCACCGGCACCGTCCTCGGCCTGGAGAGCACCTTCACCGCCGACGAACCGGAGTACGGCGTCAAAAAGGGCGACGTCATGTCGTACAGCGCCTGGATGGGCTGA
- a CDS encoding RNA polymerase sigma factor, with protein MSNDEIFAAAYREHYWAVSRYVARRLQGRAGEVEEVVAEVFTVAWRRRADLPPSPLPWLYGVARNCLANAVRGHGRRRRLVDRLGNDDTAHGRHIAMGPEADTPGAWVHEALSRLSPADQEVLRLTAWEELGVDEVAVALGCGSRAAAMRLHRARRRLRTEIDRMAPERAKADAHSAGGRDDD; from the coding sequence ATGAGCAACGACGAGATCTTCGCCGCTGCCTACCGCGAGCACTACTGGGCGGTCAGCCGCTATGTCGCACGGCGACTTCAGGGGCGGGCCGGTGAGGTGGAGGAAGTGGTGGCGGAGGTGTTCACGGTCGCCTGGCGGCGCCGGGCCGACCTGCCGCCCTCCCCGCTGCCCTGGCTGTACGGCGTGGCACGCAACTGTCTGGCCAACGCGGTACGCGGCCACGGACGCCGCCGCCGGCTCGTCGACCGGCTCGGCAACGACGACACCGCGCACGGGCGGCACATCGCGATGGGCCCCGAGGCCGACACCCCCGGCGCCTGGGTCCACGAGGCACTGTCCCGCCTCTCCCCGGCCGACCAGGAGGTGCTGCGGCTGACGGCCTGGGAGGAACTCGGCGTCGACGAGGTCGCGGTCGCCCTCGGCTGCGGCAGCCGGGCCGCCGCGATGCGACTGCACCGGGCCCGCCGCCGGCTGAGAACGGAGATCGACCGCATGGCCCCTGAGCGCGCCAAGGCCGACGCGCACTCCGCGGGAGGGCGGGACGATGACTGA
- a CDS encoding ABC transporter ATP-binding protein, translating into MSLAETDTAVPPWRLLLGYVRPHRWSLAAGAVLSLVTGATGLLLPLVAKGLIDDLSHERAITGALLAMSALVLANAVVGALGSYVLQRTAESVVLGARRALSSYLLRLRITAVDRSEPGDLMARITSDTTLLRQVTTNSLVGLGTGGLTLVATIVMMGLVDVVLLGVTLAVIAGAGVILGVIVPRINKASRRAQDAVGVMGASLERVLGALRTVKASGAEHREEATLHEAAQESWRQSVRAARWSAAAGNTAGLSMQIAFITVLAVGGARVATGAVDVGTLVAFLLYVFYLMSPIQQVVGAVTQYQTGAAALTRMQEALRLPAEPSARFAPLPSPGDRPAALAFEDVRFRYADDLPYVHHGVTFAVPAQGMTAFVGPSGAGKTTVFSLIERFYDPDSGAITLDGRDLADWELPRLRASIGYVEQDAPVLSGSLRDNLLLGHPDADEDALARVLKTTRLDGLVSRLPAGLDTLVGHRGTKLSGGERQRVAIARALLRRPRLLLLDEATSQLDAVNEAALRDTVADVARTTTVLVVAHRLSTVTMADRIVVMDAGRVRAVGTHRELVTSDPLYAELAATQFLTAAD; encoded by the coding sequence GTGAGCCTCGCAGAGACCGATACCGCCGTGCCACCCTGGCGGCTGCTCCTCGGATACGTCCGGCCGCACCGCTGGTCCCTGGCCGCCGGTGCCGTGCTCTCGCTGGTCACCGGGGCGACCGGGCTGCTGCTGCCGCTGGTGGCCAAGGGCCTGATCGACGATCTGTCGCACGAGAGGGCCATCACCGGGGCGCTGCTGGCGATGTCGGCGCTGGTGCTGGCCAACGCGGTGGTGGGCGCACTGGGTTCGTACGTGCTGCAGCGCACCGCCGAGTCGGTGGTGCTCGGGGCGCGGCGCGCGCTGTCGTCGTATCTGCTGCGGCTGCGGATCACCGCCGTGGACCGCAGCGAACCCGGGGACCTGATGGCCCGCATCACCTCCGACACCACGCTGCTGCGCCAGGTCACCACCAACTCGCTGGTCGGCCTCGGCACGGGCGGTCTCACCCTCGTCGCGACGATCGTGATGATGGGCCTGGTGGATGTCGTGCTGCTGGGCGTCACGCTGGCCGTGATCGCGGGCGCCGGGGTGATCCTGGGCGTGATCGTGCCGCGCATCAACAAGGCGAGCCGGCGGGCGCAGGACGCGGTGGGTGTCATGGGCGCCTCGCTGGAGCGGGTCCTCGGCGCCCTGCGCACCGTGAAGGCGTCCGGTGCCGAGCACCGGGAGGAGGCCACGCTGCACGAGGCGGCGCAGGAGTCCTGGCGGCAGAGCGTGCGGGCCGCCAGGTGGTCGGCGGCCGCGGGCAACACGGCGGGGCTCTCCATGCAGATCGCCTTCATCACGGTGCTCGCGGTGGGCGGCGCCCGCGTCGCGACCGGCGCCGTCGACGTGGGCACGCTGGTCGCGTTCCTGCTCTACGTCTTCTATCTGATGTCGCCGATACAGCAGGTCGTCGGCGCCGTCACGCAGTACCAGACGGGCGCCGCGGCCCTCACCCGCATGCAGGAGGCACTGCGACTGCCCGCCGAGCCGTCCGCCCGGTTCGCGCCGCTGCCCTCCCCCGGCGACCGGCCCGCCGCCCTCGCCTTCGAGGACGTCCGCTTCCGCTACGCCGACGACCTGCCGTACGTCCACCACGGCGTGACGTTCGCCGTGCCCGCGCAGGGCATGACGGCGTTCGTGGGCCCGTCCGGCGCCGGCAAGACCACCGTCTTCTCCCTGATCGAGCGGTTCTACGACCCCGACTCCGGCGCGATCACGCTGGACGGCCGGGACCTCGCCGACTGGGAACTGCCCCGACTGCGCGCCTCGATCGGCTATGTGGAGCAGGACGCGCCGGTCCTGTCGGGCTCCCTGCGGGACAACCTGCTGCTGGGACATCCGGACGCGGACGAGGACGCCCTCGCGCGGGTGCTGAAGACGACCCGTCTCGACGGTCTGGTGTCGCGGCTGCCCGCGGGGCTGGACACGCTCGTCGGGCACCGCGGCACCAAGCTGTCGGGCGGTGAGCGGCAGCGCGTCGCCATCGCCCGCGCGCTGCTGCGCCGCCCCCGGCTGCTGCTGCTCGACGAGGCCACCTCGCAGCTGGACGCGGTGAACGAGGCGGCGCTGCGGGACACCGTCGCGGACGTGGCCCGGACGACCACGGTCCTCGTCGTGGCGCACCGGCTGTCGACGGTGACGATGGCCGACCGGATCGTGGTCATGGACGCGGGCCGGGTCCGGGCCGTCGGCACGCACCGCGAACTCGTGACCTCCGACCCGCTCTACGCGGAGCTGGCGGCGACCCAGTTCCTGACCGCGGCCGACTGA
- a CDS encoding LysR family transcriptional regulator produces the protein MELRQLRYLVAVVEEASFTRAAERLHVAQPGVSAQIRQLERELGRPLLDRTGRSVTPTEVGEAVLPHARAALAAVDGVRQAVAEFGGLLRGRVGIGLVPGTLGHAIDVPGVLAGFHDDHPQVEITLTEATSDLMLTALRRGELDIAVVGLADREPPPGVAVRVLVDVPLVVAVADGHPLLAEYAGRTAVPPAALREHALVSLPSGTGVRGALEGVCAEAGFRPRVAFEAAAPEALTRLAARGLGAAVVPEAEPPGELRTLLIDHPRARGRIALAWRTEGPTGPAARALLDRLRETLPRQGAFAETV, from the coding sequence ATGGAGCTGAGGCAGCTGCGGTACCTCGTCGCCGTCGTGGAGGAAGCGAGCTTCACCCGGGCCGCCGAGCGGCTGCATGTGGCGCAGCCCGGGGTGAGCGCGCAGATCCGGCAGCTGGAGCGGGAGCTGGGCCGGCCGCTGCTGGACCGGACCGGCCGCTCGGTGACGCCGACGGAGGTCGGCGAGGCGGTCCTGCCGCATGCGCGGGCGGCGCTCGCGGCCGTCGACGGGGTGCGGCAGGCGGTCGCGGAGTTCGGCGGGCTGCTGCGGGGCCGGGTCGGGATCGGCCTGGTGCCGGGCACGCTCGGGCACGCCATCGATGTGCCGGGGGTGCTGGCCGGCTTCCACGACGACCATCCTCAGGTGGAGATCACCCTCACCGAGGCCACCTCGGACCTGATGCTCACGGCACTGCGCCGCGGCGAGCTGGACATCGCCGTGGTCGGACTGGCGGACCGGGAACCGCCGCCCGGTGTGGCCGTGCGGGTGCTGGTCGACGTGCCGCTGGTGGTGGCCGTCGCGGACGGCCATCCGCTGCTCGCGGAGTACGCGGGCCGTACGGCGGTGCCGCCGGCGGCGCTGCGGGAGCACGCCCTGGTCAGCCTGCCGAGTGGGACCGGGGTGCGCGGCGCCCTGGAGGGGGTGTGCGCGGAGGCGGGGTTCCGGCCGCGGGTCGCCTTCGAGGCGGCGGCCCCGGAGGCGCTCACCCGGCTCGCCGCACGCGGACTCGGCGCGGCCGTCGTCCCGGAGGCGGAGCCCCCCGGCGAGCTGCGCACCCTGCTCATCGACCACCCCCGGGCGCGCGGCCGCATCGCTCTGGCCTGGCGCACGGAGGGCCCGACCGGCCCAGCGGCCAGGGCCCTGCTGGACCGGCTCCGGGAGACGCTGCCGCGCCAGGGCGCCTTCGCGGAGACGGTCTAG
- the ctaD gene encoding aa3-type cytochrome oxidase subunit I: MRHLKWLTTTDHKTIGTLYLATSFAFFVIGGVMALFMRAELARPGLQIMSNEQFNQAFTMHGTIMLLMFATPLFAGFANWIMPLQIGAPDVAFPRLNMFAYWLYLFGSLIAVGGFLTPQGAADFGWFAYSPLSDAVRSPGIGADMWIMGLAFSGFGTILGSVNFITTIICMRAPGMTMFRMPIFTWNVLLTGVLVLLAFPVLAAALFALEADRKFGAHIFDSANGGALLWQHLFWFFGHPEVYIIALPFFGIISEVIPVFSRKPMFGYTGLIGATIAIAGLSVTVWAHHMYVTGGVLLPFFSFMTFLIAVPTGVKFFNWIGTMWRGSLSFETPMLWAMGFLITFVFGGLTGVLLASPPIDFHVSDSYFVVAHFHYVIFGTVVFAMFSGFHFWWPKFTGKMLDERLGKITFWTLFIGFHGTFLVQHWLGAEGMQRRIPDYLAVEGLTTLNTVSSISSFLLGMSMLPFFYNVWKTAKYGEKVTADDPWGYGRSLEWATSCPPPRHNFVALPRIRSESPAFDLHHADVAAAERELTLR, encoded by the coding sequence ATGAGGCACCTCAAGTGGCTGACGACCACGGATCACAAGACGATCGGCACGCTGTATCTGGCGACGTCGTTCGCGTTCTTCGTCATCGGTGGCGTGATGGCGCTGTTCATGCGCGCCGAGCTGGCCCGGCCGGGTCTGCAGATCATGTCGAACGAGCAGTTCAACCAGGCGTTCACGATGCACGGCACGATCATGTTGCTGATGTTCGCGACGCCGCTGTTCGCCGGCTTCGCGAACTGGATCATGCCGCTGCAGATCGGCGCGCCCGACGTGGCGTTCCCGCGGCTGAACATGTTCGCCTACTGGCTGTACCTCTTCGGCTCGCTCATCGCGGTCGGTGGCTTCCTCACCCCGCAGGGCGCGGCCGACTTCGGCTGGTTCGCCTACAGCCCGCTCTCGGACGCCGTCCGCAGCCCGGGCATCGGCGCCGACATGTGGATCATGGGTCTGGCCTTCTCCGGCTTCGGCACCATCCTCGGCTCGGTCAACTTCATCACCACGATCATCTGCATGCGCGCCCCGGGCATGACGATGTTCCGCATGCCGATCTTCACCTGGAACGTGCTGCTGACCGGTGTCCTGGTGCTCCTCGCCTTCCCGGTCCTGGCCGCGGCCCTGTTCGCCCTGGAGGCGGACCGCAAGTTCGGCGCCCACATCTTCGACTCCGCCAACGGCGGGGCGTTGCTCTGGCAGCACCTCTTCTGGTTCTTCGGCCACCCAGAGGTGTACATCATCGCGTTGCCGTTCTTCGGCATCATCTCCGAGGTCATTCCGGTCTTCTCCCGTAAGCCGATGTTCGGTTACACGGGTCTGATCGGGGCGACCATCGCGATCGCGGGTCTGTCCGTGACGGTGTGGGCGCACCACATGTACGTCACCGGCGGTGTGCTGTTGCCGTTCTTCTCCTTCATGACCTTCCTGATCGCGGTCCCGACCGGTGTGAAGTTCTTCAACTGGATCGGCACCATGTGGCGCGGCAGCCTGTCGTTCGAGACGCCGATGCTGTGGGCCATGGGCTTCCTGATCACGTTCGTGTTCGGCGGGCTCACGGGTGTGCTGCTGGCCTCGCCGCCGATCGACTTCCATGTCTCCGACTCGTACTTCGTGGTGGCCCACTTCCACTACGTCATCTTCGGCACCGTGGTCTTCGCGATGTTCTCCGGCTTCCACTTCTGGTGGCCGAAGTTCACCGGCAAGATGCTGGACGAGCGCCTCGGCAAGATCACCTTCTGGACGCTGTTCATCGGCTTCCACGGCACGTTCCTGGTCCAGCACTGGCTGGGTGCCGAGGGCATGCAGCGGCGCATCCCCGACTATCTGGCGGTGGAGGGCCTGACGACGCTCAACACGGTGTCGAGCATCTCCTCGTTCCTGCTCGGCATGTCGATGCTGCCGTTCTTCTACAACGTCTGGAAGACGGCGAAGTACGGCGAGAAGGTCACGGCCGACGACCCGTGGGGCTACGGCCGTTCCCTGGAGTGGGCCACCTCCTGCCCGCCGCCCCGCCACAACTTCGTCGCCCTCCCCCGGATCCGCAGCGAGTCCCCGGCGTTCGACCTGCACCACGCGGACGTCGCCGCGGCGGAGCGGGAGCTGACGCTCCGATGA
- a CDS encoding MBL fold metallo-hydrolase — translation MTTRVERLVTSGQFSLDGGTWDVDNNVWIVGDDHEAIVIDAAHDADAIAEAVGDRRLTAIVCTHAHNDHIDAAPALAERTGATIWLHHDDLPLWKQTHPDREPDAWLVDGQTIEAGGADLRILHTPGHAPGAVCLYDPGLATVFTGDTLFQGGPGATGRSFSHFPTIIDSIRDRLLTLPPETKVLTGHGDSTTIGAEAPQLQEWIARGH, via the coding sequence ATGACCACCCGAGTCGAACGCCTCGTCACCTCCGGCCAGTTCAGCCTCGACGGCGGCACCTGGGACGTCGACAACAACGTGTGGATCGTCGGCGACGACCACGAGGCGATCGTCATCGACGCCGCCCACGACGCCGACGCCATCGCCGAGGCCGTCGGAGACCGCAGGCTCACCGCGATCGTGTGCACCCACGCCCACAACGACCACATCGACGCCGCCCCCGCCCTCGCCGAGCGCACCGGCGCCACGATCTGGCTGCACCACGACGACCTGCCGCTGTGGAAGCAGACCCACCCGGACCGCGAGCCCGACGCCTGGCTGGTCGACGGCCAGACGATCGAGGCCGGCGGCGCCGACCTGCGGATCCTGCACACCCCGGGGCACGCGCCCGGCGCGGTGTGCCTGTACGACCCCGGTCTCGCCACCGTCTTCACCGGCGACACCCTCTTCCAGGGCGGCCCCGGCGCCACCGGCCGGTCCTTCTCCCACTTCCCGACGATCATCGACTCGATCCGCGACCGGCTGCTCACACTGCCGCCGGAGACGAAGGTCCTCACCGGGCACGGAGACTCCACGACCATCGGCGCGGAGGCCCCGCAGCTCCAGGAGTGGATCGCCCGCGGCCACTGA